Proteins from a genomic interval of Harpia harpyja isolate bHarHar1 chromosome 7, bHarHar1 primary haplotype, whole genome shotgun sequence:
- the NADK gene encoding NAD kinase isoform X1, with protein sequence MEMNREKLCTSKADVSSDSAYHCSTCHDDEEWSSTSRGRAKSRSLSASPALGSTKEFRRTRSLHGPCPVTTFGPKACMLQNPKTIMHIQDPASQRLTWNKPPKSVLVIKKIRDASLLQPFKELCVYLTEENNMIVYVEKKVLEDPAIANDDNFGPVKKKFCTFREDYDDISNQIDFIICLGGDGTLLYASSLFQGSVPPVMAFHLGSLGFLTPFNFENFQSQVTQVIEGNAALVLRSRLKVKVVKEHREKMTVQNGIEENGVVSTNMEKEVGKQIMQYQVLNEVVVDRGPSSYLSNVDVFLDGHLITTVQGDGVIVSTPTGSTAYAAAAGASMIHPNVPAIMITPICPHSLSFRPIVVPAGVELKIMLSPDARNTAWVSFDGRKRQEICHGDSISITTSCYPLPSICFRDPVSDWFESLAECLHWNVRKKQNNFAVEEEEF encoded by the exons ATGGAGATGAATCGAGAAAAACTGTGTACCAGTAAGGCTGATGTGAGCTCAGATTCTGCTTATCATTGCTCAACATGTCATGATGATGAGGAGTGGAGCAGTACTAGCCGGGGACGAGCTAAGTCACGAAGTTTGTCTGCTTCACCAGCCCTAGGAAGCACCAAAGAATTCCG gaGAACACGCTCTTTGCATGGACCATGCCCAGTGACCACATTTGGACCAAAGGCCTGTATGCTGCAAAATCCTAAAACGATTAT GCACATTCAGGATCCAGCAAGCCAGAGGTTGACATGGAACAAACCTCCCAAGAGCGTCCTTGTTATTAAAAAGATACGTGATGCCAGTCTGCTGCAGCCTTTTAAAGAGCTTTGTGTGTATCTTACTGAG GAGAACAATATGATAGTGTatgtagaaaaaaaagtattagaagaCCCCGCTATAGCTAATGATGATAATTTTGGACCAGTGAAGAAGAAATTttgcaccttcagagaag ATTATGATGATATCTCCAATCAGATAGACTTTATCATATGCCTGGGAGGAGATGGGACCTTACTTTATGCTTCTTCGCTTTTCCAG GGTAGTGTACCTCCAGTTATGGCTTTTCATCTGGGATCCCTTGGATTTCTTACTCCATTTAATTTTGAGAATTTTCAGTCCCAAGTCACTCAGGTTATAGAAG GCAATGCAGCGCTTGTTCTACGAAGCAGGCTGAAGGTGAAAGTAGTAAAAGAGCACAGAGAGAAAATGACAGTACAAAATGGTATAGAAGAAAATGGAGTAGTGTCTACAAATATGGAGAAGGAAGTGGGCAAGCAAATTATGCAATATCAG GTCCTAAATGAAGTTGTAGTGGATCGTGGTCCTTCTTCTTACCTTTCCAATGTAGATGTCTTTCTAGATGGACACCTGATAACAACAGTGCAAGGAGATG GAGTCATTGTCTCCACGCCAACTGGTAGCACTGCAtatgcagctgcagcaggagcttcTATGATTCATCCAAATGTTCCTGCCATAATGATCACCCCCATCTGCCCTCACTCATTGTCTTTCAGACCTATTGTTGTTCCTGCTGGAGTGGAACTCAAG attaTGCTTTCCCCGGATGCCAGAAATACAGCATGGGTTTCATTTGATGGAAGGAAGAGGCAGGAAATATGCCATGGAGACAG TATTAGCATCACTACCTCTTGCTATCCCCTTCCTTCGATCTGTTTCCGAGATCCTGTGAGCGACTGGTTTGAAAGCTTGGCTGAATGTTTACACTGGAATGTTCGGAAGAAGCAAAATAACTTTGCTGTTGAAGAAGAAGAATTTTGA
- the NADK gene encoding NAD kinase isoform X3, whose product MLQNPKTIMHIQDPASQRLTWNKPPKSVLVIKKIRDASLLQPFKELCVYLTEENNMIVYVEKKVLEDPAIANDDNFGPVKKKFCTFREDYDDISNQIDFIICLGGDGTLLYASSLFQGSVPPVMAFHLGSLGFLTPFNFENFQSQVTQVIEGNAALVLRSRLKVKVVKEHREKMTVQNGIEENGVVSTNMEKEVGKQIMQYQVLNEVVVDRGPSSYLSNVDVFLDGHLITTVQGDGVIVSTPTGSTAYAAAAGASMIHPNVPAIMITPICPHSLSFRPIVVPAGVELKIMLSPDARNTAWVSFDGRKRQEICHGDSISITTSCYPLPSICFRDPVSDWFESLAECLHWNVRKKQNNFAVEEEEF is encoded by the exons ATGCTGCAAAATCCTAAAACGATTAT GCACATTCAGGATCCAGCAAGCCAGAGGTTGACATGGAACAAACCTCCCAAGAGCGTCCTTGTTATTAAAAAGATACGTGATGCCAGTCTGCTGCAGCCTTTTAAAGAGCTTTGTGTGTATCTTACTGAG GAGAACAATATGATAGTGTatgtagaaaaaaaagtattagaagaCCCCGCTATAGCTAATGATGATAATTTTGGACCAGTGAAGAAGAAATTttgcaccttcagagaag ATTATGATGATATCTCCAATCAGATAGACTTTATCATATGCCTGGGAGGAGATGGGACCTTACTTTATGCTTCTTCGCTTTTCCAG GGTAGTGTACCTCCAGTTATGGCTTTTCATCTGGGATCCCTTGGATTTCTTACTCCATTTAATTTTGAGAATTTTCAGTCCCAAGTCACTCAGGTTATAGAAG GCAATGCAGCGCTTGTTCTACGAAGCAGGCTGAAGGTGAAAGTAGTAAAAGAGCACAGAGAGAAAATGACAGTACAAAATGGTATAGAAGAAAATGGAGTAGTGTCTACAAATATGGAGAAGGAAGTGGGCAAGCAAATTATGCAATATCAG GTCCTAAATGAAGTTGTAGTGGATCGTGGTCCTTCTTCTTACCTTTCCAATGTAGATGTCTTTCTAGATGGACACCTGATAACAACAGTGCAAGGAGATG GAGTCATTGTCTCCACGCCAACTGGTAGCACTGCAtatgcagctgcagcaggagcttcTATGATTCATCCAAATGTTCCTGCCATAATGATCACCCCCATCTGCCCTCACTCATTGTCTTTCAGACCTATTGTTGTTCCTGCTGGAGTGGAACTCAAG attaTGCTTTCCCCGGATGCCAGAAATACAGCATGGGTTTCATTTGATGGAAGGAAGAGGCAGGAAATATGCCATGGAGACAG TATTAGCATCACTACCTCTTGCTATCCCCTTCCTTCGATCTGTTTCCGAGATCCTGTGAGCGACTGGTTTGAAAGCTTGGCTGAATGTTTACACTGGAATGTTCGGAAGAAGCAAAATAACTTTGCTGTTGAAGAAGAAGAATTTTGA
- the NADK gene encoding NAD kinase isoform X2, whose amino-acid sequence MKILEHVMNNLSFSRTTWHWHIQDPASQRLTWNKPPKSVLVIKKIRDASLLQPFKELCVYLTEENNMIVYVEKKVLEDPAIANDDNFGPVKKKFCTFREDYDDISNQIDFIICLGGDGTLLYASSLFQGSVPPVMAFHLGSLGFLTPFNFENFQSQVTQVIEGNAALVLRSRLKVKVVKEHREKMTVQNGIEENGVVSTNMEKEVGKQIMQYQVLNEVVVDRGPSSYLSNVDVFLDGHLITTVQGDGVIVSTPTGSTAYAAAAGASMIHPNVPAIMITPICPHSLSFRPIVVPAGVELKIMLSPDARNTAWVSFDGRKRQEICHGDSISITTSCYPLPSICFRDPVSDWFESLAECLHWNVRKKQNNFAVEEEEF is encoded by the exons ATGAAGATCTTAGAGCATGTTATGAATAATCTTTCATTTAGTAGAACTACGTGGCATTG GCACATTCAGGATCCAGCAAGCCAGAGGTTGACATGGAACAAACCTCCCAAGAGCGTCCTTGTTATTAAAAAGATACGTGATGCCAGTCTGCTGCAGCCTTTTAAAGAGCTTTGTGTGTATCTTACTGAG GAGAACAATATGATAGTGTatgtagaaaaaaaagtattagaagaCCCCGCTATAGCTAATGATGATAATTTTGGACCAGTGAAGAAGAAATTttgcaccttcagagaag ATTATGATGATATCTCCAATCAGATAGACTTTATCATATGCCTGGGAGGAGATGGGACCTTACTTTATGCTTCTTCGCTTTTCCAG GGTAGTGTACCTCCAGTTATGGCTTTTCATCTGGGATCCCTTGGATTTCTTACTCCATTTAATTTTGAGAATTTTCAGTCCCAAGTCACTCAGGTTATAGAAG GCAATGCAGCGCTTGTTCTACGAAGCAGGCTGAAGGTGAAAGTAGTAAAAGAGCACAGAGAGAAAATGACAGTACAAAATGGTATAGAAGAAAATGGAGTAGTGTCTACAAATATGGAGAAGGAAGTGGGCAAGCAAATTATGCAATATCAG GTCCTAAATGAAGTTGTAGTGGATCGTGGTCCTTCTTCTTACCTTTCCAATGTAGATGTCTTTCTAGATGGACACCTGATAACAACAGTGCAAGGAGATG GAGTCATTGTCTCCACGCCAACTGGTAGCACTGCAtatgcagctgcagcaggagcttcTATGATTCATCCAAATGTTCCTGCCATAATGATCACCCCCATCTGCCCTCACTCATTGTCTTTCAGACCTATTGTTGTTCCTGCTGGAGTGGAACTCAAG attaTGCTTTCCCCGGATGCCAGAAATACAGCATGGGTTTCATTTGATGGAAGGAAGAGGCAGGAAATATGCCATGGAGACAG TATTAGCATCACTACCTCTTGCTATCCCCTTCCTTCGATCTGTTTCCGAGATCCTGTGAGCGACTGGTTTGAAAGCTTGGCTGAATGTTTACACTGGAATGTTCGGAAGAAGCAAAATAACTTTGCTGTTGAAGAAGAAGAATTTTGA